In Coregonus clupeaformis isolate EN_2021a chromosome 7, ASM2061545v1, whole genome shotgun sequence, one genomic interval encodes:
- the LOC121569225 gene encoding alanine aminotransferase 2-like — MTENGLGHRERVLNMDTMNPNVKRVEYAVRGPIVQRAVQIEKELKEGVKKPFTEVIKANIGDAHAMGQKPITFLRQVVALCVYPDLLEDDKFPEDAKNRARRILQACGGGSLGAYSASPGIEVIRQDVAKFIEKRDGGIPSNPDNIYLSTGASDAIVTMLKLLTSGEGKTRTGVMISIPQYPLYSAALAELAAVQISYYLDEDKCWSLDVDELRRTVKAAREHCNPRALCIINPGNPTGQVQSKQCIEDVIRFVAEEHLFLMADEVYQDNVYAEGCQFHSFKKVLFEMGSEYSSVVELASFHSTSKCYMGECGFRGGYMEVINMDPEVKLQLTKLVSVRLCPPIPGQALLDLVVNPPQADEPSYATFIKERTANLHILSEKAKMTEQVLNTVPGIHCNPVQGAMYTFPRLTLPEKAINAAKEKEQAPDMFYCMKLLEETGICLVPGSGFGQRDGTYHFRMTILPATEKLKNVLEKIREFHKRFTEEFS, encoded by the exons ATGACTGAAAATGGACTTGGGCACCGGGAGAGGGTGCTTAACATGGACACCATGAACCCGAATGTAAAGCGGGTTGAGTATGCTGTCCGTGGTCCAATCGTGCAACGTGCGGTGCAGATTGAAAAGGAGCTCAAAGAG GGAGTTAAGAAGCCCTTTACTGAGGTCATCAAAGCCAACATCGGTGATGCACATGCCATGGGCCAGAAACCAATCACATTTCTCAGACAG GTTGTAGCGCTGTGCGTGTACCCGGATCTCCTAGAAGACGACAAGTTTCCAGAGGATGCTAAAAACCGAGCACGGCGCATCCTTCAGGCCTGTGGAGGGGGGAGTTTAG GTGCATACAGTGCTAGTCCAGGCATTGAGGTCATACGACAGGATGTGGCTAAATTCATTGAGAAGCGGGACGGTGGAATTCCCAGTAACCCTGACAACATCTATCTCTCTACCGGGGCCAGTGATGCCATAGTG ACCATGCTGAAGTTGTTGACGTCAGGCGAGGGGAAGACCCGTACAGGGGTGATGATCTCCATCCCTCAGTACCCCCTCTACTCCGCTGCTCTGGCTGAGCTGGCGGCTGTCCAGATCAGCTACTACCTGGACGAGGACAAGTGCTGGAGCCTGGACGTCGATGAGCTGAGGAGGACTGTGAAGGCAGCCAGGGAGCACTGTAACCCCCGCGCCCTCTGCATTATCAACCCTGGCAACCCCacag GTCAAGTCCAGAGCAAGCAGTGCATTGAAGATGTGATCCGATTTGTTGCTGAGGAGCACCTTTTCCTGATGGCTGATGAG GTTTACCAGGATAATGTGTACGCGGAGGGTTGCCAGTTCCACTCCTTTAAGAAGGTTCTGTTTGAGATGGGATCAGAGTACTCCAGTGTTGTAGAGCTGGCCTCCTTCCATTCCACCTCCAAATGCTACATGGGAGA GTGTGGTTTCAGGGGAGGGTACATGGAGGTGATTAACATGGACCCTGAGGTGAAGTTGCAGCTGACAAAGCTGGTGTCTGTGCGGCTGTGCCCCCCCATCCCTGGGCAGGCCCTGCTGGACCTGGTAGTCAACCCCCCTCAGGCTGACGAGCCTTCCTATGCCACATTCATCAAG GAGCGTACTGCCAACCTGCATATCCTGTCTGAGAAGGCCAAGATGACAGAGCAGGTCCTTAACACGGTCCCAGGGATCCACTGTAACCCTGTCCAGGGAGCCATGTACACCTTCCCCCGCCTCACACTGCCAGAGAAAGCCATCAACGCAGCCAAG GAAAAGGAACAGGCTCCAGACATGTTCTACTGTATGAAACTGCTGGAGGAGACAGGCATCTGTCTGGTCCCAGGGAGTGGCTTCGGACAGAGGGATGGAACCTACCACTTCAG GATGACCATCTTGCCTGCAACTGAAAAGCTAAAGAATGTATTGGAAAAGATCAGGGAGTTTCATAAGCGGTTCACAGAGGAGTTCTCATAA